AGCTCAGTGGCCAACGGATCCGATGCCACGGGGACTACCACCTCGGGCAGGTGCTCTACACGGGACGGGATTTCGTGATCCTCGACTTCGAAGGCGAGCCGGCGCGACCACTCGGAGAACGACGACTGAAGCGGACGCCCCTGCGGGACGTCGCGGGGATGATCCGGTCCTTCCACTACGCGGCCCACGCGGCGCTTTCCGGCGAGAGCCCGGGCACCGTGGTCCGGCCGGAGGACCGGGAGAGCCTCGCACCCTGGGCCGAGGTCTGGTACGAATGGGTCGCGGCGGCGTTTCTACGCTCCTACCTCGCGACGGCCGAGGGGGCGGCTTTTCTTCCCCGGACGGCCGAGGAAATCGAGCTCCTGCTCGACTTCTACTCCATCGAGAAGGCTCTCTACGAAATTCGCTACGAGCTCAACCACCGCCCCGAGTGGGTCGCCGTACCGCTCGGGGGGATCGTCGATCTTCTCGGAGGCGGGCGTTCGTGAGCTCCGGGAGCGAACCGCTGGATGCTCGAACGAGGCGCCCGCCTCGTCGGCGGAGACGAGGCGGTCTTTTCCGTGTGGGCCCCCGGGAGCGAGCGAGTGTCCCTTCGGCTCGCCGACGGCAGAGAAGTGCCGCTCGAAAAAAGGCCGGACGGGGTCCGGGAAGCTCGAGTGCGTGGGGTCGGACCGGGAACCCGGTACGCTTTTCTCCTCGAGGGGCGGGCGAGACCCGACCCGACGAGCCGTTTCCAACCCGAAGGCGTGCACGGCTGGTCGGAGATCGTGGACCCCTCGGCGTTTTCCTGGAGCGATCGCGACTGGACCGGTCTCGGCTGCGAGGATCTCGTCCTCTACGAGCTTCACGTGGGCACGTACACGGAAGAGGGGACGTTCGAGGCGATCCTTCCCCACCTCCGAGCACTCCGGGAACTCGGAGTCACGGCGTTGGAGCTCATGCCCGTCGCGGAGTTCCCCGGCCGTAGAAACTGGGGGTACGACGGGGTCTTGCCGTACGCCCCCCACGGTGCCTACGGCGGCCCGGACGGACTGCGACGGCTCGTCGATGCGGCGCACGCCGAGAGGCTCGGGGTTTTTCTCGACGTGGTCTACAACCACCTGGGACCCGAGGGGAACTACCTCGGGGAGTTCGGACCCTACTTCACGGATGCGTACCGCACGCCCTGGGGGGCCGCTCTGAATTTCGACGGGCCGGACAGCGACGAAGTCCGGCGCTACTTCCTCGACAACGCCCTCTACTGGATGCACGAGTTCCACGTGGACGGGCTGAGGCTCGACGCCGTCCACGCGATCTTCGACTTCGGGGCGATTCCGTTTCTCGAAGAGCTGGCGAGCCGGGTGCGAGAGGAAGCGGAGCGCCTCGGGAGGCGCTTTCTCCTGATCGCCGAGAGCGACCGGAACGATCCGAGGCTCGTGCGCCCTCCGCGCCGCGGGGGCTACGGCCTCGACGCGGTGTGGAACGACGACTTCCACCATGCGCTGCACGCTGCGCTCACCGGAGAACGCGACGGTTACTACGCGGACTTCGGGTCGGTCGAGCATCTGGCGAAGGCTTTCCGCGACCGCTTCGTCTACGACGGCGTCTACTCGCGGTACCGGAGGCGGCGCCACGGGGCTCCGGCGGGCGACGTGCCGGCCTCCCGCTTCGTCGTGTTCGCCCAGAACCACGACCAGGTCGGAAACCGGGCGCTCGGGGAGAGGCTTTCGCGGCTCGTGTGTTTCGAACGGCTCAAGCTCGCGGCCGCGCTGGTTTTGCTCTCGCCCTACGTGCCGCTGCTCTTCATGGGGGAGGAGTACGGCGAAACGAACCCCTTTCTTTACTTCGTGAGCCACGGGGACCCCGAGCTCCTGTCGGCGGTTCGGGAGGGCAGAAAGCGCGAGTTCGCCGCCTTCGGCTGGACCGGCGAGATTCCCGACCCCGGGTCCGCAGGAACGTTTCTCGCCTCGAAACTCGATCACTCCCGCGCCGGGCAGGAGCCGCACGCCACGCTCCGCCGACTCTACGGCGAGCTGCTCGGCCTGCGGCGCCGAGACGAGCTCTGGAAGCCGGGGCGAGCCCGTGCAACGGTCGGCGGAGATCCGGCACGGGGCTGGTTCTGGTCTTGCCTCGAGGCGGAGGAGAGGGGCTGGCTCGTACTCTTCCACTGCTCGGGCGATTCGTGCCGGGCCTCGGTCGAGCTCGGGGGTGACTGGGATCTCGAGCTTTCCACCGTGGAGGAACGTTTCGGCGGGACCGGCGAGGTGCCGCGGGAACGGCTCCGCGAGCGCGCCCCGGAAGTCGTGCTGCCCCCGTGGTCCGCCTCGCTCTACCGCCGGAAAGGAGGGTGAGCGAGCGTGCGCGTGTGGCCGGGAAACCCCTATCCGCTCGGGGCGACGTGGGACGGCGAGGGCGTGAATTTCGCCCTCTTTTCCGAGAACGCGACCGGCGTGGAACTCTGCCTCTTCGATCGCCCCGAGGACGGGACCGAGTCCGCGAGAATCCGCCTGCGGGAGCGCAGCAGTTACGTCTGGCACTGCTACCTGCCCGACGTCCGGCCCGGACAACTCTACGGCTATCGCGTCCACGGCCCTTACGATCCCGCGAGCGGGCACCGCTTCAACCCCAACAAGCTCCTCGTGGACCCGTACGCGAAAGCGATCACGGGCGGGGTGCGGTGGCACGATTCGGTCTTCGGGTACGCGGTGGGAGACCCCGCCGAGGATCTGTCGTTCGGGAGCGAGGACAGTGCTCGGTACATGCCCAAGTGCGTCGTCGTGGAACCCGCGTTCTCCTGGGGAGACGACCGTCCGCCGCAGGTTCCGTGGAGCCGGACGGTGATCTACGAGTGCCACGTCAAAGGAATGACCATGCTGCATCCCGGGGTCGACCCCGCGCTGCGGGGAACCTATCTCGGGCTCGCCTCGGACGCGATCCTCGA
The sequence above is a segment of the Candidatus Binatia bacterium genome. Coding sequences within it:
- a CDS encoding malto-oligosyltrehalose trehalohydrolase; the protein is MLERGARLVGGDEAVFSVWAPGSERVSLRLADGREVPLEKRPDGVREARVRGVGPGTRYAFLLEGRARPDPTSRFQPEGVHGWSEIVDPSAFSWSDRDWTGLGCEDLVLYELHVGTYTEEGTFEAILPHLRALRELGVTALELMPVAEFPGRRNWGYDGVLPYAPHGAYGGPDGLRRLVDAAHAERLGVFLDVVYNHLGPEGNYLGEFGPYFTDAYRTPWGAALNFDGPDSDEVRRYFLDNALYWMHEFHVDGLRLDAVHAIFDFGAIPFLEELASRVREEAERLGRRFLLIAESDRNDPRLVRPPRRGGYGLDAVWNDDFHHALHAALTGERDGYYADFGSVEHLAKAFRDRFVYDGVYSRYRRRRHGAPAGDVPASRFVVFAQNHDQVGNRALGERLSRLVCFERLKLAAALVLLSPYVPLLFMGEEYGETNPFLYFVSHGDPELLSAVREGRKREFAAFGWTGEIPDPGSAGTFLASKLDHSRAGQEPHATLRRLYGELLGLRRRDELWKPGRARATVGGDPARGWFWSCLEAEERGWLVLFHCSGDSCRASVELGGDWDLELSTVEERFGGTGEVPRERLRERAPEVVLPPWSASLYRRKGG